CTTTTATACCTTTTTTTTTAGTGTGTACACACTCCCCCCTTTtcaagaatttattcttgtaattTTCACTATTCTTGCGCACAACATGCTTCCATTCCTTcatttcttttttactttttcaGAAGTAGGCCAGAGTACTCTTTCTTCTTGGCGAAACTAAATCTGATTCCGCAATTATAAATTTGAAATGCTTACTATTTATACTCTTACAGTTGGCAAAGATATCCCCTGACGACATGAATGCTGTAAACAATTTGAAATTATTTGAGGGAGcttctgataacaaaaaaaattcaCTTGCTGGATTCTCGCTGAAGTTTGATGCTCAGAAGGTAAAACTTTGATGTACTGGGAAGCTATAAAGCTATGTAGAAATTGGTTTTCTTCCTGTTTGGTCAGTTCAAGACCCTGTTTCTAGTAACTTTATTCACTTTCTTTTGTTATTTATAGAGGAAACATGCAGCTAGAAAAGACCGAACGGGGGAGGAAGAAGAAACTTGGGCACTCTCACGATTTTACCCTGTGATAGAGGTATATTGAGTAGAAGTTGGTAAAACCTGATGTTGTGTAGTAAGTTTCTCCTAGGAAAGACATGTGAACACTATGTATGAGCCAGTAGTAATTCTTATGGTTCCGTCATTTTGCCATTTTTCAGGAACTGATTGAGAAGGTTAGCAAAGGCGAACTACCAAAGAATGAATATGCATGTATGAACGAACCTAATCCTTCTACAACAATAACATCAAATAGGTCCCTCCCAAGTGCATCAGCAAGGACAAGTCAAGCTCCTGTTGCAGCAgctcattctatgagatcaaggcGGACTGCCACATGGGCTCGACCTCGGGGTTCTGATGATGGGTATTCAAGGTACTCATGATTTTATTACCCTTCAAATAATCTGTTATCATCATGTGTTATTTACATTTGTTCAGATACTGTCCTGGTTGAATGCCACAGGTCATTGATGTTCTACATCACAGCTTGACCTCCAAGTTTACGAACATGATTCCTGAAATCAGTTTTACAGTTTCATTTTTGTATGTGTGTCTCGAATGTTTTTTCATCACAGCTTGACCTCCAAGTATGCCTTTGTTTCTCTAAGAAGGGAAGGAAATTTGTCATTGTTTTCCGCCTTTGAGTATCTGAAGCCTGCAACATTAGAAGTTTTCCTAGAAACCACatgcataattttttttatcttctttggtTGTTATATGATTGCACTCGATCAATCTTTAATTTCAAGTTGTACTTAACATTTGCTCTTCTGTTGTATTTTTAGTGACTCAGTGTTACGGCATGCATCTAGCGATTTTAAAAGGATGGGTCAACGTATTTTCGTCTTTATCATTGGTGGAGCTACTCGATCAGAGGTAAGACAAAGTTCTGTCATATGCTTTAGATGGTGTGCTTCTGGTTTTTATTAGATGGTGGTTCTTTTTCAGCTACGGGTTTGCCATAAGCTTACCGCAAAATTGAAGAGGGAAGTTGTCCTTGGTTCATCTAGTCTTGATGATCCTCCAGAATTTATCACGGTAACTACTGTTTATGTTTTTGCTGCTTTTCTATATCATAAATGGAGGCGGCTGAATTTGAAAATATAGCTTTTATAACTGCTCATATCACAATCCAGTTGGTTTGTGTCCTTAAGAGTAGCTGTGGGTAAAAAGAGAATTTCTGGACGTCCTGTCATAATGAAACCATGTTCCTTATGGTTACAGACGCAGAAACATCAGAAATGTTTAAtcaattcaaaataaaaaattggatATACTGTTAACAGTTGCAATTCCATGGTTATGAAAACATTCTCACTGAATCACATTCTTTTAAACTTTGTCACTGAAATCATATTTGACTACATATGTTTTATGGTGCACCTTTTACCTTTGATCCGAAATAGGCAGGTTTTACTGAGAATGGTCTACTTTTCTAagtataaaaacataaaactgtaGAAAAGTTACAAATAGAGACTGGCCATATTCTGTACAAACATGAGtcggaatttttttttcttttgatactgATACTTTGGGGTTTCCTTGTGTTGCAGAAAATGAAGATGCTCACAAAGGAACTTTCAGTCGATGATCTGCACATTTAATGAAGCTGATGTTTTCGGATGTGAACCCTTCTCATGTTTAATTGTAGGTCCATAAGAAAGAAATGTcattatttcttttttcttttctgtttgtgAAACATCTTGCTGAAACTAACTGGAGCGTTTGGAGCCGAAGAGACGCAGCTGTGCTGGAAGTATACGATTTGAAAGCAGAAGAATGGGGAGGTCTCTTCTGCCAGAACTTTCTTATGTCTAGTTCCTTCTCACACCATATCTCAGCTTTCATTTTTGCAGCAGTATGTATGTAAAAAACTACTGAAACTTTCTCACATTGTACGTGTATATAGATAGTTACGTAACGATGGGTGAAATGAAAAATTACAGAAATGTTACTCCTCTCCTGTACTTCTGGCAAAAATAACACAGCAGCCGCAGACTAGTCTGCATACCCACCCCAACACTGTTGACCTTATCGCTGTTGCCAACTGCCGAATCTACCTACATTATGCCCAGTGAATTGGGATTGAAAATGCAGAAGGTTTACTGATTTTTGTAAATTTTATAGAGTATTGGAATATTAGAGATATTCGCCGGTATGATTAAAGTTCTATGTTGCACGTAATTTTTTCAACAGACCCTACACCACGTTTTGCACGATGAGACATCATCTCTTTGGTTGGTGTACCCAAAAGCTTCAAATAAAATATTTTGCCATAAAaattagaaagaaagaaaaaaaggttcAAATATAGGATAAGAATCAACAAAGTGGAAGGTATATATCAGTATAGAAACCAGAATTAGTGATTTAAATACGAGTAGGAAACGCTTGAAAATATGCAAGTCTACACCAAAATCCAAATGCAATCCTAGATTTGTTCTGTAGCTCTTACTTGGCTACTTCTATATCCTTCTGGGTTCTAAAGAGAGCGGGAGACCATATGAATAAGAGAAAAAACACCAATAATTTGAACACAATACGGAATGTGATGTTATTGGATCAAAAATGCTGAAATACACCTATATCACTATTATACGGTAATAAATTATTGTGGTAACTAATATCTGTGATGAATTTGAAACTCGTCGACATTAAACTTTTTACTGGTTCAAAAAAAACAAATGCTGAAATGGGCGAGCAAAATATATTCCTTGTAGAGTCCTCGAGAGCTTGTGGTTGCTCATTTTCAAAACTTCAAACGAGCAGGCCACCACGGATATCCTATCCAGGAAATGAGATCCATCACTGGCCcaccaaaaaaaatatcaagaatttgctggcattttttattttcttactttattttaatttttccaACCTTTACATTACTCTCTCTATATAAACAGGCTCATTACATTTCAATAATTTAACACTCCATTCTacatcatctccttcttcttcaatttcatcaAATCAATCCTTTTCTTCATTAAAAATGGGTGTAGCAACTTGTTGTGATATCCTGATAGCAATCTTGCTTCCTCCTTTGGGAGTTTGCTTCAAGACCGGTTGTTGCAGTGTAAGAATTtaaccatttttttctttctaaattttgtttcttgattttaaaattttaattaatttattttgattgatttgtgGTTTTTTCAGATGGAATTCATCATCTGCATACTGCTAACAATTTTGGGTTACATCCCTGGAATCGTGTACGCTATTTACGTCATTGCCATTCAAGATCGCAGTGAACTTGGTGGTGAACTTCACCGCCCTATCAATGATGCGTAGTTTCTTCTGAATCTTTCTTCGTGATCCCATTTGGTCTGATCTGCGTAATtttattgattttaatttttaattttcactTTGCAGTGTGATGTGTTGTTCTTAAATTTAACTTGAGATCATCAATAAATATTATGTTTGAGTTGAACCAATTATTTgtatatttgtttattatttttagcTATAAACATGGATCAATCAACATTTTAGACCTAAGTAACTAATTTATCGTGGGAACAAACTAAACTGAAGAACTAGTCAAATATAATGTGTCATGGGCAGTGATGACACCAGTGACCTGTTCGAAAACTCGCAAGCACCAAATATATCgtgagattttcttttttttcttttcttggtaACGAGTATTCAGAGTTTTTTGATTTCTAGAATTCAAAAAGCAAGAAGTCAGTTTGGGTGTGGAATTTCAAAACGACTTCTAAAAACAGAAAAGTCGATTCTTTTGTCAAGCAAAATACCTGGACTCATGACTTCTGCTTCCCCATCCAAACACACCGTAAAGAGCCTTGTTTTTGAAAGTGACTCGTGGAAACATAGTACAGAAAGGAAGATGGTACTATGTCGACCGTGCCGATTTTTATATACCACCAAAATTCTCTTGATCGGTAAATTCTGGTGCGGCAAAATATTAACACCTCTGGATTTAGCCAGCAGTGACTATGAAATGGGAATCCTATTGATGATATCGGTATATATGGCATTTCTCGAATTTGACTTTATGCAAGGCGTGGGGGAGTTTAAGTCATACACCAATAATATTGGTGCGCTCATTTTTAATCCATTTAAGATATTTTAATAAGCAGCTAGCAGCTCATGGAGATGGAGATAATGATGTATATGGGGAGCGAAAGTCGGTAGGACATGGGAGGAGCCTCACTATATGGCACATGCATCATGTGTTGGGCCGTAGTACACGGACCCATCTCCTTTTATTCAAATCAAGCACTACCGGGGGATGTGGATTGTTGCATCACATTTAAATCTTGAATATATTTAAATGAGGAAAACCGGTAGTATTTAAACGAGGAGAACCGGGAACAAGTTTCCGATTTCCTCACTAAGCATTTCAGAAAATTTTTCACTTCTTCCAACCCTAGTAATATAGATATTGAGGAATCCCTTAAGTTTGTTACTCCAATTATCTCTGATGAATTAAATGCTTTTTTAATTGCTATTCCATCGATAAAGAAAATTGAAGATACGCTATATTCATTAGCGCCTTGGAGTTCACCGGGACCTGATGGTTTTCCGACTGATTTCTATAAAGATAACTAGGACACTGTTAGAAATGAAATAATCTCTCATGTTCATAATATCTTCGAATCTAAACATCTTCTTAAACAGATAAATTGTACTTTTATAActttaattcataagatcaagaATGCCTCCACCCCTCATGATTTCAGACATATTAGCTTATCTAACTCTGTGTACAAAGTTATTTCTAAAATTTTAACCAATCGTTTGAAACCTATTTTAGATTCCCTTATCTCTCCTTTCCAGTCTGCCTTTGTTGCTATCAGGCAGATTCATGATAATATAGTAATTACTCATGAAATTCTTCAtgcttttaaaaagaaaaagaaaaaaacaaagaatGGTCGCATTGCTATTAAGCTTGACCTTTCAAAAGCTTTCGATAGATTAGAGTGGTCCTTCATCCTAGCTGTGTTCAAAAAACTGGGCTTCTCGGATGACTGGTGTCAAATGATACATCAGTGTATTAGTTCAGTCTCTTATTCTGTGTTAGTTAATGGCTCGCCGGGTATGACTTTTCTTCCTTCTCGCGGTATTAGACAAGGTGATTGTCTTTCTCCCTATATCTTTATTTCGTGCATGAATGTTCTGTCTCAGTTGCTTTTGAAAGCTGGGGAGCATAATTTAATTCAGGGTTTCAAATTTAAGAAAAACAGTCCTTTGATCtcgcatttattttttgctgatgattgtatgtTGTTTGCTATAACCTCGGTAACCTATGCTAGAAACATCATTAAGATCATTAATATCTTTGCTAAAGCCTCAGGTCATGTGATTAATTTTGAAAAGTCGGGTTTCATTACTAGTGAAAAATGCATCACAAGCATATCAAAATTTTGTCTAAAACTCTTAAAATGAAGTTTCTCAGTAACTCTGAAAAATATTTAGGGACTCCCCTGTTTATTGACAAAGATAAAACTAAGTCTTTCAACTTTCTTATTGATAGCTTTTATTCTAGACTGAATTCAACTAAGAAGACTAATCTCAATGTTGCTGGTAAAACTGTTGTCACTAAGCATGTTTTATCTTCTTTGGCTACCTATCATATGGCTTGTTTTCCCCTTCCTAAGACAGTTACCTCCAAAATAAATGCCATTCGGAGAACATTTTGGTGGTCTAAAAGAAACCCAAAGCATGCTGCTTATTTTCATTCTTGGAGGGATTTAGGTAAAATGGGTTGGAGGTCTAGGTATTAGAAATTCATATGCTACTAATAGAGTTTTCATAGCTAAGCTTGGTTGGAGAATTTTGAAAAATCCTAATTTACTTCTATCATCCTTCCTTAAAGATAAATATTTCCCCAACCAAAACTTGCTGGAGATAGATAAGGCTGCTGACTCttcttcttggatatggaaaggtatTATTATTGGCTTAAGGTTTATCAAGGCTAACTCTATTATTAAAATTTGTAATGGGGCTTCCACAAATATTTGGAATGCAGTGTGGATTCCTGGTATGAATGATCCACCTTTATCTACTCACCCTGATTGTTCTGATTTTACTTTTTTCAAGGATCTCTTAGACCCTCATACTAATTCCTGGAATCTTAACCTGCTCTCTATTTTGTTCTCTCAAGATATTGTTACTAGAATTAAAACAATTAGATTAAATCTCAGTCATAATGATACTTTAATGTGGGCTCATACCAAGAATAGAAAGTTTACAATTTAATCAGCTTATAAAATATTTGTGAATGATATTATTTCTTATGAGGATTCTGTTTTTTGGAAGAAAGTTTGGGGTATTGATTGTTTGCCGAAGATAAAGTTTTTTATGTGGAAATTTTTTGCTTATATGCTCCCTGTGAATACCTTGATTCAGATGTATAATCAGGATGTAGATACTTTGTGTCCCCTTTGTCGCAGTAATGAAGAAACTGTGAAGCACATTTTTATAGATTGCCCTATTACTGCTCATATTTGGTTCAGTCTCTCGTTGAATCTCTTAATCCCTTCTGAAATTGATTGGATTGATGACTTATTTCTCTACTGGCATAGTTCTGATCTTCCTGACTCTCCTTATAAAGTCTCCCGGCCCTCTATTGGTTCTATTGTGATGTGGAGTATCTGGAAGTTAAGATGTGATGTTATGTTCAGGAATATTCAGTTGACATGCCTCGAGTTATTCTCAATACTAAGAGTCTTATTAACTCTTATATCTCTGCTCCTTATTGTGGTTCTTCTGCTATTTATAATGATATTAAAATCTCCACCTCTGAAGTGGATCATATCATGTTCGTTGATGGTTCTTTTAAAGATTTTAATATGGGTTTGGGTGTTATATGGTGTGACTGTGCAGGAAATGTAAGAAGCGGGAGAGTTGATTTTGGTTTGACTTCAGATGCGGTGGGTGTTGAAGCCACTACACTAATTTTGACCATCTCTTGGGTAGAAGAGATGAATCTCTCCAAAGTTGCTTTTGTCAGTGACTGTCTCCAGTTGGTTCATTTTGTTAATGGAGTCAGTTCTAATATTGAATGGCGGAACAACGATCCACTTGAAAAGTGTCGGTGTCTTTTATCCAAGTCTTTTCTTTTAAATCTGTGTATGCTAAGCATCTGTACAATCGTATATCTGATCGTCTTTCCCGTCGTGCTAGATTAGATAGTATTAATAGTCTCTGGGACTCCTTTCCTCCCTTTCTGAATTCTTTGTATAGGAAGGAGTCCCTAACTGCTGTTTGTAATTCGTTTCTATCTTAATGCATATGTTAAAAGGATTTCAGCGCCCCCGCTGAGGTAGATACTAGAGATCAGTGTTTATTACAAGTATTTCTAGCAAATTGAAAGTTCAGACTGTTATTGTTAGATTTTCATTATTCCAGTGTATGTTTACATGAATGATGAAATGTGAGATACCAATAATATCGCATCTATTCTTAAACGAAGTCATTTACTTTAAAGTTTATGTAACTATTAGGTTGAATCTTAAAATCCTCACTTATAAAGTATCTTTTTTCTGGAGCTTTAGAGTGCATTCCTATAAGTAATAAGTAGCATTAGAATAGCTTCTGAATCACATTTGAAAATAATGTTCAATCCACTCTATTGAGTTGTCCATCTTCCCATCTGAAAGCGGCctttgttcctttttttttctaGATCTTTTCTTGTGGTTTTCTCTTCCCTTCATTTCCCTCTGCAAAGGTTTTTAAAGTTAAGACAATTCCAACAATTATAATGGGATCTGACACAGAGATAGCTATGTTAACCTGTATTCCCATATAAGCTTTTTCTAGGGATGGTTTTGTTtggttatttttagtttttttaaatTTATCTTTCATAGGATTATAATAAAGATTTTGTATGATGTTTTAATTTGGGgcgtatatttttttatatatttgtttatgtatCTAACTGTGTCACttttattatttttgcattattctGGTTTGGTTTACTAAATACCAGGTTATGTCTTGCTTCCCAAACATGCCAAGTTAttattgaatagaattcaaagtcATCCTATTGCACTTAAGTATCTATTTGGGATATTAAACCAAGTATTCAACCAGTCATGGAAGTCACTATCGTGAAACCTACCATAGACCAAACACATGATTAATTTGATCGAAAATGAATTGACGAGGAATATAATAATACGTTACGTAAAATACCTTGCTTGAGTGAAATAAAAACATATTCAGTGGAACCTTATAAGAGTCCATCCCCATATGCTTctccaccaaaaaaaaaattcaacagaATCGAGAAACCATATAGGACCTGATTTGTTGAATATGGTCCAAAAATTCTTTGAATATGGGTATGTTTCCAAGGAAATAGATGTTGCAATCATTTCCCTGATGCGTAAGACTCTGAATCCAACAACTCCTAGTGAGTTCAGACATATTACTTTGACAAATACCACATGCAAAGTTATATCTAAAATAATTGCAAGTAGAGTGAAACATTTACTTGAAAAAATAATCTCCCAATACCAGTCTGCCTTCAATCCTGAAAGAAAAATTGCAACTAATATTGTCATAGCACACGTAGTGATTCATAAAATGAGAAATAGTAAAACTAAAAAGACATTGTTGAGCCAAAATATCGAAGCTTTCGACAGAGTCGAGTGGACTTTTCTAATTCTAATCATGACTAAATTAGGCTTAATGAAAAATGAAGTAAACTAATTAAAGAATGTATATCAACAACAATTTTAGTTGTGTTCATAAATGGATCTCCTAATGATTTTCTCATACACGCTAGGGGTTTTAGACGGGGATATCGATTATCTCCTTACCTTTTTCTATTTTTCATGGAAGCCTTGTGTAGGAATTTACTAAATGTCGAAGAAAAGGGATTGTTGAAAAGTATAAAAGTTGTTCCCCATactccttttgataatcatttaCTTTTTGCGGTGATTGTTTATTTTTTGTGAAGTTAATGGAAATAACTAGTCATAATTTTGTCATTCTTTTTAGTGAATTCGGTATAGCATTTGATCAATTAATCAACCTTAATAATCAGGAGTTTTCTTTAGTTCCAAAACCCCCATGGAacttgttaaagcactgctcggtcgaactcgcaagctttgcatatcaagcttgtttgtcaagtttagttaatcaaaactatagtcttgatttctagcctacttatagctatgtctaggattaggatataatgtgtagttgagctttagacttgaaggcgttcatcgattgaagacgaagatctactgaggagagcttggatgaacttcatcaacaaaaggtatgtggagaataaaagttatctatcactcagaagtctattttattctatctcctaatgagactaagtcgtatagctatatatacttttacattatacacatttgatatttcgagatcgtttatctatttcttgaaatatgtgttggaagctttttgctttaacaatgttcatcattattcctgacgagtttagttggaaacaatttatttgttggaaactaaatatcaagtcaaaagatgatcatgtgaaagttgccttgaaacatcttacatgatttgtgtgagacaatcatttgatgtcgacttggaaagttttgtattgatcattcgatcacttgaaaatactTAAAGCTGACAGCTTGTGTGAGACatatattgtcgtcttctaaggatgtttcaatgatttaaatgggagtttaggaGATtcaaccatgtctggatacaaaacggtatgcatacctagtatgagaACTCTATTAATATGAttaaggtccgggaaccttgttagcgtacctagtatgcgaatggttttacctgtaaaggtccgggaaccttgttttccTACATAGTATGCAAGCGATTCTATatgagttgggtccgggacggctgtttgcatacctggtttacGAACGGCCGgacaaggccaaggtccggagctgttgtttgcatacctggtttgcgaacacagtggtttaagttctaaaatcgattaagtatgattctcgtactcatgaactaaatatttatgaattaaggcaatctttgcaaaccgtggcttaatgttcatgaatttatactTGTGtgagtactttgtacaattacgatttctatccgattttgtttcaattggttcatatatatttctatgagatagtgaacaatt
This DNA window, taken from Papaver somniferum cultivar HN1 chromosome 3, ASM357369v1, whole genome shotgun sequence, encodes the following:
- the LOC113361172 gene encoding UPF0057 membrane protein At4g30660-like; its protein translation is MGVATCCDILIAILLPPLGVCFKTGCCSMEFIICILLTILGYIPGIVYAIYVIAIQDRSELGGELHRPINDA